A window of the Henckelia pumila isolate YLH828 chromosome 3, ASM3356847v2, whole genome shotgun sequence genome harbors these coding sequences:
- the LOC140889903 gene encoding uncharacterized protein, whose translation MRQWSWLELVKDYDCDVSYHAGKANVVTDALSWKTSVIASMLVSRPLQDEIQRFGLEFYAGGRAPRLSSLSVQTTLFDRIRVGQAVDEQMRKWRQRDEAKGSGMHLVVDNIVKFRGRFWVPAGDSMRVAIMTEAHASSYFIHPGSMKMYRDLQQFYWWSFCV comes from the coding sequence ATGAGGCAGTGGAGTTGGCTAgagttggtgaaagattatgactgcgaCGTTAGTTACCACGCGGGTAAAGCTAACGTTGTTACAGATGCCTTGAGTTGGAAGACATCAGTTATTGCTTCTATGTTGgtgtctagaccgttgcaggATGAAATTCAGAGGTTTGGCCTAGAGTTTTATGCAGGGGGTAGAGCACCCAGATTGTCTTCATTATCTGTGCAGACCACTCTATTTGATCGTATCCGTGTCGGGCAGGCAGTTGATGAGCAGATGAGGAAGTGGAGACAAAGAGATGAGGCGAAGGGAAGTGGTATGCATTTAGTGGTggataatattgtgaaatttagAGGTCGGttttgggttcccgcaggtGACTCAATGCGAGTTGCGATCATgacagaggctcatgcatcgtCATACTTTATTCACCCAGGGAGTATGAAGATGTATCGAGatcttcagcagttttattGGTGGTCATTTTGTGTCTGA